One region of Centropristis striata isolate RG_2023a ecotype Rhode Island chromosome 3, C.striata_1.0, whole genome shotgun sequence genomic DNA includes:
- the setd5 gene encoding histone-lysine N-methyltransferase SETD5 isoform X4 has product MSIVIALGVTTPETSYSDMAAGSDPESVEASPAVNEKNYNNHSCGSAQSHGYRGLPYADHNYGAPPPPTPPASPLSQTIIPRMDLNGVVRSSRYHEAIEDNSADSDSSSEEDGAVASWCHCSLTPDGLLIKCDNCRGLDRRKGTDSQHRKTENVSAGESSATESGDEEVSPSTISYTATQHTPTSIKLTVNRVKRSKSKKRKKSTEKARGTPKGKKVKAFREGSRKSMRMKNSTTEASVLDENTAEGWESRIRQWTDQYEEALANQYSADVQTLLQLHRAATTPDSKEAPPSSTQIHASVDAMDTINRTELACNNTVLGSQMQLQLGRVTRVQKHRKILRAAKNLEPDTLIIEYRGKVMLKQQFEVNGHFFKKPYPFVLFYSKFNDVEMCVDARTFGNDARFIRRSCTPNAEVRHMIAEGMIHLCIYAISQITKDAEVTIGFDYEFNSCNYKVDCACHKGNQNCPVQKHNQSPRENLLSTPSLPPPSPLVGAETRRRKARRRELESNQTLDQHQEAKELQGTSDTEERLLDEMKVEEGEEGEVDENGVIISSKRTCNSLERRRRRGGGSEVKEEGVESEDGAGNPAGNTSSPHNTGVGVSTRRTTYVVEAPSIEEKTSLPSLPAPVAPPKPARPTKPRPKSRISRYRSSSSQRARRQRQALAQQAAAAAAAAAMAAMPSSADPGASLDEEGSQGPYGAEHGHGESGLGGHFLDGDGNGLNCINRGNMRYPKTKKYLVTEWLNDKVPGGEKIHQEVPVERPLRITTDPTVLATTLNMLPGLSHSSLICTTPRHYVRFGSPFNPERRRPRPLQMDGTYGCYKKRWIKQVEDESCSASVEDGTESTSSQQSTSSRSTPNPLSSEVNAPFKKRRSKYMPETTPAPSDHLLRPLSPITPPLPEDCLHPPLHTPCGFLLPNGLAYSPMPSLPASRCNTPLQFENISSPEASPVHRPESISPEPCLQTDFDIPRPQFPDLSLPSSLESPVAVTSDDFSLPGGPSGHDSQGPSSVGTSSLNPVSCPPSDLTSQTREQAFRTEFNLIYTCSPLNANLGNPAATDRHLSQSEGGFSPAESFHSSISGQGLLGDVGSGSMSPYGEPHYGGGYPDSGTPPHTSNPPQKRKRANQHTISLLTGKPDYQAIAVRSEYKPVQNMVSLLEYRKRKQGSGRDSEPTGSSSSLGSTPTRSGSQYSQDSHHPHCNQQMQPPASPHSCFSSAAHTSSIPQIEEVSPPDRQDNNNQWMVPTTVERLREGQVLERVLRSIKMERVYKRSDGSTEKESDAERYEMQAASMASPMKSPPVYSHQSSECHRQADSPSFLQQTSNSPFRGSYSPSSGQSFYPRLPTSQPGVSQDHPPSSFPSRTPDPTPTSSSDSRPPAGSLHQQSGSSNVDGGPAYGSSHLKASLLNSSGLVGTPTPGPRAHGQTKVDSGAHASRGSQQPVSRSLKSGSPGQAALQTGSRLLSATGSTHYQQRGTSLSQFQHSPLQGPGVRTQSGSF; this is encoded by the exons ATGAGCATAGTAATCGCGCTGGGAGTCACCACACCTGAAACGTCTTACTCAGATATGGCTGCTGGATCAGA CCCTGAGTCAGTTGAAGCAAGCCCTGCCGTGaatgaaaaaaactacaacaaccACAGTTGTGGGAGTGCACAGAGTCATGGGTATCGGGGACTACCATATGCT GATCACAACTATGGCGCGCCCCCTCCCCCCACCCCACCTGCTTCCCCGCTCTCCCAAACCATCATTCCTCGCATGGATCTCAACGGCGTGGTACGCAGCTCCCGCTATCACGAAGCTATCGAGGACAACTCAGCCGACAGCGACAGCTCTTCAGAAGAGGACGGGGCTGTGGCCAGCTGGTGTCACTGCAGCCTGACGCCGGACGGCCTGCTCATCAAATGTGACAATTGCAG GGGACTCGACAGGAGGAAAGGAACAGACAGccaacacagaaaaacagaaaatgtctcAG cTGGAGAAAGCAGTGCCACTGAGAGTGGTGACGAAGAGGTTTCTCCCTCCACAATCTCTTACACCGCCACCCAGCATACGCCCACCAGCATCAAACTCACTGTCAATCGGGTCAAAAGGAGCAAAtccaaaaagagaaagaagagcaCAGAGAAGGCCCGTGGGACACCAAAGGGCAAGAAAGTCAAG gcTTTCAGGGAGGGTTCAAGGAAGTCCATGAGGATGAAG AACTCAACAACCGAGGCCAGCGTATTGGATGAGAACACAGCAGAGGGGTGGGAGAGCAGGATCCGCCAGTGGACGGACCAGTATGAAGAGGCTCTCGCCAACCAGTACAGTGCTGATGTGCAGACACTCCTGCAGCTTCACCGCGCTGCCACCACCCCCGACTCAAAGGAAGCACCTCCATCCAGTACACAGATCCACGCCTCAGTCGACGCCATGGACACCATCAACCGCACTGAGCTAGCCTGTAACAACACAGTGCTGGGCTCACAGATGCAG CTTCAACTGGGGCGTGTGACACGAGTGCAGAAACACAGGAAGATCCTCCGTGCAGCCAAGAACTTGGAACCAGACACGCTCATCATTGAATATCGGGGAAAGGTCATGCTCAAACAACAGTTTGAAGTGAACGGACACTTCTTCAAAAA ACCCTACCCATTTGTGCTCTTCTACTCAAAGTTTAATGATGTAGAGATGTGTGTTGATGCAAGGACCTTTGGGAATGACGCCCGCTTCATCAGGAGGTCTTGTACCCCCAATGCTGAG GTCAGACATATGATTGCTGAGGGCATGATCCATCTGTGTATATACGCCATCAGTCAAATCACAAAGGACGCTGAGGTCACCATTGGATTTGATTATGAGTTCAATAGCTG TAACTACAAAGTGGACTGTGCCTGCCATAAGGGCAATCAGAACTGCCCAGTGCAGAAGCACAACCAGAGCCCCAGGGAGAACCTGCTCAGTACCCCCTCCCTACCGCCTCCCTCCCCTCTGGTTGGTGCCGAGACCCGACGGAGAAAAGCCCGGAGGAGAGAGCTGGAGAGTAACCAGACCCTGGACCAGCACCAGGAGGCCAAAGAACTGCAGGGCACCAGTGATACAGag GAGAGACTGTTGGATGAAATgaaggtggaggagggagaggaaggagaggtgGATGAAAACGGGGTCATCATCTCCAGTAAAAGA ACATGTAACAGCTTGGAAAGGAGGCGCAGGAGAGGTGGAGGATcagaggtgaaggaggagggtGTGGAAAGTGAGGACGGGGCAGGAAACCCTGCTGGGAACACTTCCTCACCCCACAACACTGGAGTGGGGGTCAGCACACGGCGCACCACCTATGTCGTG GAAGCGCCATCTATTGAAGAAAAAACCTCATTACCCAGTCTGCCCGCCCCAGTTGCTCCCCCTAAGCCTGCACGACCTACCAAGCCTCGGCCCAAAAGTCGGATCTCTCGTTACCGGTCAAGTTCATCCCAGCGTGCGCGGCGGCAGCGCCAGGCCCTCGCCCAGCAGGcggcagcagctgctgcagctgcagcgaTGGCAGCAATGCCGTCATCAGCTGATCCTGGTGCTTCTCTGGACGAGGAGGGTTCTCAGGGCCCATATGGGGCTGAACATGGCCACGGTGAGAGTGGCCTCGGGGGTCATTTCCTAGATGGAGATGGCAACGGTCTAAACTGCATAAACAGAGGCAACATGCGCTACCCCAAGACCAAGAAG TACCTGGTGACAGAGTGGTTGAATGACAAAGTCCCTGGAGGAGAGAAAATCCACCAAGAGGTACCTGTTGAGCGCCCTCTACGGATAACCACTGACCCCACGGTGCTGGCCACCACCCTCAACATGCTGCCAGGCCTCTCTCACTCATCGCTCATCTGCACCACACCAAGACACTACGTCCGCTTCGGCTCCCCTTTCAACCCCGAGAGACGCCGCCCCCGCCCACTTCAAATGGACGGCACTTATGGCTGCTACAAGAAG AGATGGATAAAACAAGTGGAGGATGAGAGCTGTTCAGCCAGTGTGGAGGATGGTACAGAGTCCACCTCTTCCCAGCAAAGTACCAGTAGCAGATCCACTCCCAACCCCCTGTCCAGCG AAGTGAACGCACCGTTTAAGAAGCGCCGATCCAAGTACATGCCAGAGACGACACCAGCACCCTCGGACCACCTGCTTCGGCCGCTCTCACCCATCACACCTCCGCTCCCAGAGGACTGCCTCCACCCGCCGCTCCACACCCCCTGTGGCTTCCTGCTCCCCAACGGCCTGGCCTACTCCCCCATGCCCTCACTGCCCGCCAGCCGCTGCAACACACCGCTACAGTTTGAA AACATATCATCCCCTGAAGCGTCTCCTGTTCACCGGCCCGAGTCCATCTCTCCTGAG CCATGTCTTCAGACAGACTTTGACATCCCTCGGCCTCAGTTCCCTGACCTTTCCCTCCCCTCCAGCTTGGAGAGCCCTGTGGCTGTGACCTCAGATGACTTTTCTCTTCCTGGAGGCCCTTCAGGCCACGATTCCCAGGGCCCAtcatctgtagggaccagttcACTAAACCCAGTGTCCTGTCCTCCCTCGGACCTAACCTCCCAAACGAGGGAGCAGGCCTTCAGGACAGAATTCAACCTCATATACACCTGCTCACCCCTCAATGCAAACCTGGGGAACCCCGCGGCCACCGACCGCCACCTGTCCCAGTCAGAAGGTGGCTTTTCCCCAGCAGAGTCCTTCCACAGCTCCATCAGCGGGCAGGGGCTTCTGGGAGATGTGGGCTCTGGCTCCATGTCCCCCTATGGTGAGCCTCATTATGGGGGAGGCTACCCAGATAGTGGCACACCTCCTCACACCAGCAACCCACCACAAAAGAGGAAG AGGGCCAACCAGCATACCATTAGTCTGCTGACAGGGAAGCCAGATTACCAGGCTATAGCTGTAAGAAGTGAATACAAGCCAGTACAAAATATG GTGTCTTTGCTGGAGTACAGAAAGAGGAAGCAGGGTAGCGGTCGCGACTCAGAGCCAACTGGTAGCAGCTCCTCTCTGGGCAGCACCCCAACCCGCTCTGGCTCCCAGTACAGCCAGGACTCCCACCATCCCCACTGCAATCAGCAGATGCAGCCCCCGGCGTCCCCACACAGCTGCTTCTCTTCCGCAGCACACACCTCCTCCATCCCACAGATAGAGGAGGTCAGTCCTCCAGACCGCCAGGACAACAACAACCAGTG GATGGTCCCCACCACTGTTGAACGTCTAAGGGAAGGTCAGGTTCTGGAGCGCGTGCTAAGAAGCATCAAGATGGAGCGGGTTTACAAGCGGAGTGATGGCTCGACAGAGAAGGAATCTG ATGCAGAGCGATATGAGATGCAGGCAGCGTCTATGGCTTCTCCCATGAAGAGTCCCCCTGTGTACTCACACCAG tcaTCAGAGTGCCACCGGCAGGCCGACAGCCCCTCCTTCCTCCAACAAACTTCCAACTCTCCATTCCGAGGATCCTACAGTCCGTCATCAGGCCAGAGCTTCTACCCACGCCTTCCCACCTCTCAACCTGGAGTGTCCCAGGAccatcctccatcctccttccccAGTCGCACCCCCGACcccacccccacctcctcctctgactCCCGGCCGCCAGCAGGCTCTCTCCACCAGCAGAGTGGCAGCAGTAACGTGGACGGAGGCCCCGCCTACGGCAGCAGCCACTTAAAAGCGAGCCTTTTGAATAGCAGCGGCCTGGTGGGGACTCCCACCCCAGGACCCAGGGCCCACGGGCAGACTAAGGTAGACTCGGGTGCCCATGCCTCCAGGGGGAGTCAACAACCGGTGTCTCG
- the setd5 gene encoding histone-lysine N-methyltransferase SETD5 isoform X2, with amino-acid sequence MSIVIALGVTTPETSYSDMAAGSDPESVEASPAVNEKNYNNHSCGSAQSHGYRGLPYAMQQSSVVCCQDHNYGAPPPPTPPASPLSQTIIPRMDLNGVVRSSRYHEAIEDNSADSDSSSEEDGAVASWCHCSLTPDGLLIKCDNCRGLDRRKGTDSQHRKTENVSAGESSATESGDEEVSPSTISYTATQHTPTSIKLTVNRVKRSKSKKRKKSTEKARGTPKGKKVKAFREGSRKSMRMKNSTTEASVLDENTAEGWESRIRQWTDQYEEALANQYSADVQTLLQLHRAATTPDSKEAPPSSTQIHASVDAMDTINRTELACNNTVLGSQMQLQLGRVTRVQKHRKILRAAKNLEPDTLIIEYRGKVMLKQQFEVNGHFFKKPYPFVLFYSKFNDVEMCVDARTFGNDARFIRRSCTPNAEVRHMIAEGMIHLCIYAISQITKDAEVTIGFDYEFNSCNYKVDCACHKGNQNCPVQKHNQSPRENLLSTPSLPPPSPLVGAETRRRKARRRELESNQTLDQHQEAKELQGTSDTEERLLDEMKVEEGEEGEVDENGVIISSKRTCNSLERRRRRGGGSEVKEEGVESEDGAGNPAGNTSSPHNTGVGVSTRRTTYVVEAPSIEEKTSLPSLPAPVAPPKPARPTKPRPKSRISRYRSSSSQRARRQRQALAQQAAAAAAAAAMAAMPSSADPGASLDEEGSQGPYGAEHGHGESGLGGHFLDGDGNGLNCINRGNMRYPKTKKYLVTEWLNDKVPGGEKIHQEVPVERPLRITTDPTVLATTLNMLPGLSHSSLICTTPRHYVRFGSPFNPERRRPRPLQMDGTYGCYKKRWIKQVEDESCSASVEDGTESTSSQQSTSSRSTPNPLSSEVNAPFKKRRSKYMPETTPAPSDHLLRPLSPITPPLPEDCLHPPLHTPCGFLLPNGLAYSPMPSLPASRCNTPLQFENISSPEASPVHRPESISPEPCLQTDFDIPRPQFPDLSLPSSLESPVAVTSDDFSLPGGPSGHDSQGPSSVGTSSLNPVSCPPSDLTSQTREQAFRTEFNLIYTCSPLNANLGNPAATDRHLSQSEGGFSPAESFHSSISGQGLLGDVGSGSMSPYGEPHYGGGYPDSGTPPHTSNPPQKRKRANQHTISLLTGKPDYQAIAVRSEYKPVQNMVSLLEYRKRKQGSGRDSEPTGSSSSLGSTPTRSGSQYSQDSHHPHCNQQMQPPASPHSCFSSAAHTSSIPQIEEVSPPDRQDNNNQWMVPTTVERLREGQVLERVLRSIKMERVYKRSDGSTEKESDAERYEMQAASMASPMKSPPVYSHQSSECHRQADSPSFLQQTSNSPFRGSYSPSSGQSFYPRLPTSQPGVSQDHPPSSFPSRTPDPTPTSSSDSRPPAGSLHQQSGSSNVDGGPAYGSSHLKASLLNSSGLVGTPTPGPRAHGQTKVDSGAHASRGSQQPVSRSLKSGSPGQAALQTGSRLLSATGSTHYQQRGTSLSQFQHSPLQGPGVRTQSGSF; translated from the exons ATGAGCATAGTAATCGCGCTGGGAGTCACCACACCTGAAACGTCTTACTCAGATATGGCTGCTGGATCAGA CCCTGAGTCAGTTGAAGCAAGCCCTGCCGTGaatgaaaaaaactacaacaaccACAGTTGTGGGAGTGCACAGAGTCATGGGTATCGGGGACTACCATATGCT ATGCAACAGTCTTCCGTTGTGTGTTGTCAGGATCACAACTATGGCGCGCCCCCTCCCCCCACCCCACCTGCTTCCCCGCTCTCCCAAACCATCATTCCTCGCATGGATCTCAACGGCGTGGTACGCAGCTCCCGCTATCACGAAGCTATCGAGGACAACTCAGCCGACAGCGACAGCTCTTCAGAAGAGGACGGGGCTGTGGCCAGCTGGTGTCACTGCAGCCTGACGCCGGACGGCCTGCTCATCAAATGTGACAATTGCAG GGGACTCGACAGGAGGAAAGGAACAGACAGccaacacagaaaaacagaaaatgtctcAG cTGGAGAAAGCAGTGCCACTGAGAGTGGTGACGAAGAGGTTTCTCCCTCCACAATCTCTTACACCGCCACCCAGCATACGCCCACCAGCATCAAACTCACTGTCAATCGGGTCAAAAGGAGCAAAtccaaaaagagaaagaagagcaCAGAGAAGGCCCGTGGGACACCAAAGGGCAAGAAAGTCAAG gcTTTCAGGGAGGGTTCAAGGAAGTCCATGAGGATGAAG AACTCAACAACCGAGGCCAGCGTATTGGATGAGAACACAGCAGAGGGGTGGGAGAGCAGGATCCGCCAGTGGACGGACCAGTATGAAGAGGCTCTCGCCAACCAGTACAGTGCTGATGTGCAGACACTCCTGCAGCTTCACCGCGCTGCCACCACCCCCGACTCAAAGGAAGCACCTCCATCCAGTACACAGATCCACGCCTCAGTCGACGCCATGGACACCATCAACCGCACTGAGCTAGCCTGTAACAACACAGTGCTGGGCTCACAGATGCAG CTTCAACTGGGGCGTGTGACACGAGTGCAGAAACACAGGAAGATCCTCCGTGCAGCCAAGAACTTGGAACCAGACACGCTCATCATTGAATATCGGGGAAAGGTCATGCTCAAACAACAGTTTGAAGTGAACGGACACTTCTTCAAAAA ACCCTACCCATTTGTGCTCTTCTACTCAAAGTTTAATGATGTAGAGATGTGTGTTGATGCAAGGACCTTTGGGAATGACGCCCGCTTCATCAGGAGGTCTTGTACCCCCAATGCTGAG GTCAGACATATGATTGCTGAGGGCATGATCCATCTGTGTATATACGCCATCAGTCAAATCACAAAGGACGCTGAGGTCACCATTGGATTTGATTATGAGTTCAATAGCTG TAACTACAAAGTGGACTGTGCCTGCCATAAGGGCAATCAGAACTGCCCAGTGCAGAAGCACAACCAGAGCCCCAGGGAGAACCTGCTCAGTACCCCCTCCCTACCGCCTCCCTCCCCTCTGGTTGGTGCCGAGACCCGACGGAGAAAAGCCCGGAGGAGAGAGCTGGAGAGTAACCAGACCCTGGACCAGCACCAGGAGGCCAAAGAACTGCAGGGCACCAGTGATACAGag GAGAGACTGTTGGATGAAATgaaggtggaggagggagaggaaggagaggtgGATGAAAACGGGGTCATCATCTCCAGTAAAAGA ACATGTAACAGCTTGGAAAGGAGGCGCAGGAGAGGTGGAGGATcagaggtgaaggaggagggtGTGGAAAGTGAGGACGGGGCAGGAAACCCTGCTGGGAACACTTCCTCACCCCACAACACTGGAGTGGGGGTCAGCACACGGCGCACCACCTATGTCGTG GAAGCGCCATCTATTGAAGAAAAAACCTCATTACCCAGTCTGCCCGCCCCAGTTGCTCCCCCTAAGCCTGCACGACCTACCAAGCCTCGGCCCAAAAGTCGGATCTCTCGTTACCGGTCAAGTTCATCCCAGCGTGCGCGGCGGCAGCGCCAGGCCCTCGCCCAGCAGGcggcagcagctgctgcagctgcagcgaTGGCAGCAATGCCGTCATCAGCTGATCCTGGTGCTTCTCTGGACGAGGAGGGTTCTCAGGGCCCATATGGGGCTGAACATGGCCACGGTGAGAGTGGCCTCGGGGGTCATTTCCTAGATGGAGATGGCAACGGTCTAAACTGCATAAACAGAGGCAACATGCGCTACCCCAAGACCAAGAAG TACCTGGTGACAGAGTGGTTGAATGACAAAGTCCCTGGAGGAGAGAAAATCCACCAAGAGGTACCTGTTGAGCGCCCTCTACGGATAACCACTGACCCCACGGTGCTGGCCACCACCCTCAACATGCTGCCAGGCCTCTCTCACTCATCGCTCATCTGCACCACACCAAGACACTACGTCCGCTTCGGCTCCCCTTTCAACCCCGAGAGACGCCGCCCCCGCCCACTTCAAATGGACGGCACTTATGGCTGCTACAAGAAG AGATGGATAAAACAAGTGGAGGATGAGAGCTGTTCAGCCAGTGTGGAGGATGGTACAGAGTCCACCTCTTCCCAGCAAAGTACCAGTAGCAGATCCACTCCCAACCCCCTGTCCAGCG AAGTGAACGCACCGTTTAAGAAGCGCCGATCCAAGTACATGCCAGAGACGACACCAGCACCCTCGGACCACCTGCTTCGGCCGCTCTCACCCATCACACCTCCGCTCCCAGAGGACTGCCTCCACCCGCCGCTCCACACCCCCTGTGGCTTCCTGCTCCCCAACGGCCTGGCCTACTCCCCCATGCCCTCACTGCCCGCCAGCCGCTGCAACACACCGCTACAGTTTGAA AACATATCATCCCCTGAAGCGTCTCCTGTTCACCGGCCCGAGTCCATCTCTCCTGAG CCATGTCTTCAGACAGACTTTGACATCCCTCGGCCTCAGTTCCCTGACCTTTCCCTCCCCTCCAGCTTGGAGAGCCCTGTGGCTGTGACCTCAGATGACTTTTCTCTTCCTGGAGGCCCTTCAGGCCACGATTCCCAGGGCCCAtcatctgtagggaccagttcACTAAACCCAGTGTCCTGTCCTCCCTCGGACCTAACCTCCCAAACGAGGGAGCAGGCCTTCAGGACAGAATTCAACCTCATATACACCTGCTCACCCCTCAATGCAAACCTGGGGAACCCCGCGGCCACCGACCGCCACCTGTCCCAGTCAGAAGGTGGCTTTTCCCCAGCAGAGTCCTTCCACAGCTCCATCAGCGGGCAGGGGCTTCTGGGAGATGTGGGCTCTGGCTCCATGTCCCCCTATGGTGAGCCTCATTATGGGGGAGGCTACCCAGATAGTGGCACACCTCCTCACACCAGCAACCCACCACAAAAGAGGAAG AGGGCCAACCAGCATACCATTAGTCTGCTGACAGGGAAGCCAGATTACCAGGCTATAGCTGTAAGAAGTGAATACAAGCCAGTACAAAATATG GTGTCTTTGCTGGAGTACAGAAAGAGGAAGCAGGGTAGCGGTCGCGACTCAGAGCCAACTGGTAGCAGCTCCTCTCTGGGCAGCACCCCAACCCGCTCTGGCTCCCAGTACAGCCAGGACTCCCACCATCCCCACTGCAATCAGCAGATGCAGCCCCCGGCGTCCCCACACAGCTGCTTCTCTTCCGCAGCACACACCTCCTCCATCCCACAGATAGAGGAGGTCAGTCCTCCAGACCGCCAGGACAACAACAACCAGTG GATGGTCCCCACCACTGTTGAACGTCTAAGGGAAGGTCAGGTTCTGGAGCGCGTGCTAAGAAGCATCAAGATGGAGCGGGTTTACAAGCGGAGTGATGGCTCGACAGAGAAGGAATCTG ATGCAGAGCGATATGAGATGCAGGCAGCGTCTATGGCTTCTCCCATGAAGAGTCCCCCTGTGTACTCACACCAG tcaTCAGAGTGCCACCGGCAGGCCGACAGCCCCTCCTTCCTCCAACAAACTTCCAACTCTCCATTCCGAGGATCCTACAGTCCGTCATCAGGCCAGAGCTTCTACCCACGCCTTCCCACCTCTCAACCTGGAGTGTCCCAGGAccatcctccatcctccttccccAGTCGCACCCCCGACcccacccccacctcctcctctgactCCCGGCCGCCAGCAGGCTCTCTCCACCAGCAGAGTGGCAGCAGTAACGTGGACGGAGGCCCCGCCTACGGCAGCAGCCACTTAAAAGCGAGCCTTTTGAATAGCAGCGGCCTGGTGGGGACTCCCACCCCAGGACCCAGGGCCCACGGGCAGACTAAGGTAGACTCGGGTGCCCATGCCTCCAGGGGGAGTCAACAACCGGTGTCTCG